From the genome of Pirellulales bacterium:
CGCAAAACCGGCTGCCGATACGCCACCACCGCCAGGGTTTCCAGGGCCGGGGCGGAAAGCCGAGTTTCCACCGATGTTTGCAATAATCGCCGCAACCAGGGAGCTAACCTGGGTCGGGTGAATAATTGGTATCCGCCGGCCACTTCCTCCACCTGGAAGGCGGTGAAACTGGCATCGTACAACCTTCGCAGCCGGCGGACTAATGTACGCGCTACATTGCCGTCCGCCAAGTTGGCTAATTGTGCTATTTTTCGGCTGGATAAGGGCTCCCGGGCAAGAAAAAGAACCGCTTCGACCCGGGCCAGCCGCGGTTCACGCCCTAATGAACCTTGCTGTGGGGGGGGCAAAACAGTGAATTCGCCCGCATTTCGGAACTGCCACAGCCGAACAAATCCTCGACTCGACACCGTCGGCCAGCCAGACAATCGTTTCTGCTTAATCCTTCCGCTAAGCCGATGAGCGGCCTGGATGTGCCAGTGTTGCCAAGACATGCGATGTGAATAACCTGTCAATAATGTGCTGCGCCCCAACCCGATTTTCGGATATGCAAGCTCCGCGAGCAATGGCAACCAAGTCGCGCGCAAAGAATAACGCGCAAGAAAGCAAATGCGCGGGGGCATTGCAACTGCACACGGGCTCGGCGACCGCGTATTACTGCGGCTGCGGTCGAGCACGCCACTCTTCCACCTGCCGCAAGACGGTGCCCATGGCTTGCCACGGATCGTCGCCGAAGGCTTGAAAAACTCGGCTCACCTCCGCATTGTCGCCGACGGCCATTTTGCACACGAAGTGGTAGCGGTTATTGTCCGGTCCCCACGTTTCCAACATGTAGTGAGTGGCCCCCAATTCGCGCAAGCGAGTTTCTGCCTGGCGAAATTTTTCGTCGCTGGTGCTGGCCGCGGGGTTCGCACTTGCCCCGCAGCCAGAAGCGTTTTTGGGACTATAGGGCGATTCGCTTGGAGAACCAGCACTTAACGAATCGCGGGATGAAAAATCTGACGGGGTCATCGCCGTTGCTTCGGGCGGCGATTGAAAACTTGCTGGCTGCGCAGTAGATGTCGGCGCAGGAATATGCCAATCCTTCGGCTCACTCAAACCTGCGACGGTCGATGCAGCAGGCATGGCGCTCGGCACAGCGCTGCTTGGCGCAAGGGTTCCCAATGGAAAATTACCACCAGGAACGGCGGCGATGCCAGCTTGTGGGGATATCAATCGATCTCCGCCCAGCACCGCGGGTGTTTTCCCGTTGGCCGGACCGGCGTTGTCAGGCCCTGTATTACCAGGTGGAAACGTGTTGCTTGCTGAAACTAAGCTGCCAGGCGCACCGGCATTGGGAACAGCGGGCGTGGCGGGAGTGGACACCGTAGAAATCGAAGAACCGGACTCGGCCGCCGCACGGTACGAAGTGGGCTGGCCAAATGGATTGTTCGCCACTGGCAGTGATGTGGGTGTGGGCGAATTCGTCGTGGCTTCCGGCGCCGGGCCCAATATCAATCCACGACCTTCGAGCAGGCCTTTGACTACATCGGGCAAATTTTTGCCGAATATGGCAAACAACGGCACGCTGATCAGCACGATCAGCATGAGCAATGCCCGAAACGCTATGGCGGTCGATGACTGCATCGGCCGAACGGCTCCCTCCAAAACTTTCCCCGTCAATGGCGACGTGCCTGGGCAGCACGTTCTGGGTGGATCCAACGGGGCGGCGGATCATAAATGATGGTTCTCAACCACACAATGCCAATCGCCGGGGCGGAATGACTTTCGATTCGAAGTTTTCGTATAATTTGCACCATCGCATCTTTTGCCCTTTGACAGCACATGCGCCCGATTTATCTCGATTTCAATTCGACCTCACCGCTTTTGCCGGAGACTGCCGCCGCACTGGCTGAAGCAAATGCCGCAGGCTACGCCAACCCAGCCAGCCAGCACTCCGCCGGACGCCGCGCACACGGTGCGTTGGAAGACGCACGGGAAGAAATCGCGCGGCTACTGGGGGCCAATCTAACCGATCGCACTGCCGACCGATTGATTTTCACCAGCGGCGGGACCGAGGCCAACAATTTGGCCGTCTTGGGTTTAACATCGTTTGCACAGGCTGGCGTCGATTTATTTTCCCACAATCATCCCCCAGGCCGAATCATCATTTCCAGCATCGAACACTCCAGCGTTACCGCCGCGGCCAACTTTTTATCGCAGCGCGGTTGGCAGATCGATCGGTTGGCGGTCAGCCGTGACGGGGTGGTTCAACTGGAGCATTTGGACGAATTGCTGACTGCTGCTTCGCCGCTGGGACCGCCACGGTTGGTTAGCGTGATGCTGGCCAATAACGAAACCGGCGTGCTGCAACCAATTGCCGAAATTGTCCGCCACTGTTCGCGGCTCACCCGGACCGCTGTGCCCGTCCATACCGATGCCGTGCAGGCCGTCGGAAAAATACCGGTCGATTTCCGTAAACTCGGTGTGGCAGCCATGTCGGTCGCTCCGCACAAGTTCGGTGGCCCGCGCGGCACCGGCGCGCTACTGGTGCGGCAGGGAATCAATCTGCTGCCGATCTTGCATGGCGCGTCGCAACAACTTGGGTTGCGCCCCGGCACCGAATCGGTGTCGCTGGCCCTGGGATTTCTCGCCGCGCTCCGGGCCTGGCAGCAGGACCACGATCATCGTCCGCATCGACTGGCCGCTTTGCGCGATCGATTTGAGGCCGGTCTACATGCAATTTATCCGCAGACCATCGTCAACGGGCAAAACGCGCAGCGGCTGCCGCACACCTCGAATGTGGCCTTCATCGGGTACGATCGGCAGGCCCTGTTCATGGCGCTGGATATGGCGGGCGTGTGCTGCTCGACCGGTTCAGCCTGCGCCAGTGGTTCCAGCGAACCGTCGCCGACCCTTCTGGCAATGCACTTGCCTTGCGATGTAGTCGACTCCAGCCTCCGCTTCAGCCTGGGCGCCACGACCACAGCGGACGAAATTGACGATGCTTTGCAACGCATTGAAGCAGTGTTGAAAGGCCGCCGTTAAACACATTTTCAAGCGTCTAGAACGGCGGAATCTGTCCTGCCTGTGGCCGCTGGGCCCAGGAGCGCAAAAAACCTGGTTTTTCTCGGGAAATAGCGGTTTTCTTGGCGGCCAAAAATCTATTCGCTGTGGATACCTAAGGGGCTGCAAATTTGATAGAATTCGGGATGCGAATTTGAGCGTTTTTTTGTTGTCAATTCTTGGCCGTTTGCACGCTGGTAATCATCTTTTCAGGAATGGACGGAGCCACGGTGGAACACGAAGTTTTCGCCATTTCGTTTCCTGCTGGCACGGGACGCAGCATGGCCCAAAATGTCTCCAAGCAGGCCCCGCCAAACAACCCCGAATTTATTGTCGGGCCGGAAAACCACCTGGCCGCGTCTGTCGTCGGCTGGTTGTGCAAGCGCGAACGGCATTATAGCCCGCTGGTGTTGTGCGGGCCGTCGGGCGCAGGAAAATCGCACTTGGCGCATAGCCTGGTCCAATCGCGCAACGATGCGGTGTATACCCGCGGAGCTGATTTTGCCCGTGAATTGGCCACTGCCGTGGAAAAAGACGCGGCCTCGGATTTTCGCAACCGCTTCCGCGCTGCCGGCATGTTGGTGTTGGACGACTTTCCGCAAATGCTGGGGCGTCCTGCGGCTTTGCAGGAATTTCAGCATACGCTGGATGCTTTGGAAGCCCGCGAGGCCTCGGTGATAATTACCGCTCGCCGGACGCCGCAAGAAATGGCGGATTTGCCCCCTCCGCTTCGCAGTCGCTTGAGCAGCGGATTGGTGGTAAAGATTTCGCCCCCCGGAATTGCCGCGCGACAGCGAATTTTGGAGCGTTTTGCGGTAGCTCGCGGCATTGCATTATCCCCGGAGGCCGCAAAACTGTTGGCGGAGCAATTCAATGTAACCGCAACCGAGCTGCGCGGTCACCTTGCAAAAATAGAGATGGAAGCTCGTTCGAAGCGCGTCACAAATAAAGGGGGGGTCGTAAACGCCGACTCGTCGGACCGTGATCGTTTGAATGATCCTTTGACGATTGAATCGCCGGATATACGCCGATATCTCTCGCACCATCGTCTCCTGCTGCGCCCCAGCCTGGAGCAAGTTACGACAGCGGTGGCAAAGTTTTACGGTCTGAAGCCGGCGGCAATGAGCAGCCCTTCGCGGCGTCGACAAGTCGTTTTTGCTCGAGGAATGGCCATTTATCTG
Proteins encoded in this window:
- a CDS encoding cysteine desulfurase family protein, translated to MRPIYLDFNSTSPLLPETAAALAEANAAGYANPASQHSAGRRAHGALEDAREEIARLLGANLTDRTADRLIFTSGGTEANNLAVLGLTSFAQAGVDLFSHNHPPGRIIISSIEHSSVTAAANFLSQRGWQIDRLAVSRDGVVQLEHLDELLTAASPLGPPRLVSVMLANNETGVLQPIAEIVRHCSRLTRTAVPVHTDAVQAVGKIPVDFRKLGVAAMSVAPHKFGGPRGTGALLVRQGINLLPILHGASQQLGLRPGTESVSLALGFLAALRAWQQDHDHRPHRLAALRDRFEAGLHAIYPQTIVNGQNAQRLPHTSNVAFIGYDRQALFMALDMAGVCCSTGSACASGSSEPSPTLLAMHLPCDVVDSSLRFSLGATTTADEIDDALQRIEAVLKGRR
- a CDS encoding DnaA/Hda family protein encodes the protein MEHEVFAISFPAGTGRSMAQNVSKQAPPNNPEFIVGPENHLAASVVGWLCKRERHYSPLVLCGPSGAGKSHLAHSLVQSRNDAVYTRGADFARELATAVEKDAASDFRNRFRAAGMLVLDDFPQMLGRPAALQEFQHTLDALEAREASVIITARRTPQEMADLPPPLRSRLSSGLVVKISPPGIAARQRILERFAVARGIALSPEAAKLLAEQFNVTATELRGHLAKIEMEARSKRVTNKGGVVNADSSDRDRLNDPLTIESPDIRRYLSHHRLLLRPSLEQVTTAVAKFYGLKPAAMSSPSRRRQVVFARGMAIYLGRTLCGASLKTLGKHFGGRDHTTVLHSFRQLQSRLSSDSELNNAVDHLQQVLTKRAS